From the Helicobacter pylori genome, one window contains:
- a CDS encoding Do family serine endopeptidase — MMKKTLFISLALALSLNAGNIQIQSMPKVKERISVPSKEDTIYSYHDSIKDSIKAVVNISTEKKIKNNFIGGGVFNDPFFQQFFGDLGGMIPKERMERALGSGVIISKDGYIVTNNHVIDGADKIKVTIPGSNKEYSATLVGTDSESDLAVIRITKDNLPTIKFSDSNDILVGDLVFAIGNPFGVGESVTQGIVSALNKSGIGINSYENFIQTDASINPGNSGGALIDSRGGLVGINTAIISKTGGNHGIGFAIPSNMVKDIVTQLIKTGKIERGYLGVGLQDLSGDLQNSYDNKEGAVVISVEKDSPAKKAGILVWDLITEVNGKKVKNTNELRNLIGSMLPNQRVTLKVIRDKKERAFTLTLAERKNPNKKETISAQNGTQGQLNGLQVEDLTQKTKRSMRLSDDVQGVLVSQVNENSPAEQAGFRQGNIITKIEEIEVKSVADFNHALEKYKGKPKRFLVLDLNQGYRIILVK, encoded by the coding sequence ATGATGAAAAAAACCCTTTTTATTTCTTTGGCTTTAGCGTTAAGCTTGAATGCGGGCAATATCCAAATCCAAAGCATGCCCAAAGTGAAAGAGCGAATAAGCGTCCCCTCTAAAGAGGATACGATCTATTCTTACCACGATTCTATTAAGGATTCTATTAAAGCGGTGGTGAATATCTCCACTGAAAAGAAGATTAAAAACAACTTTATAGGTGGCGGTGTGTTTAACGACCCCTTTTTCCAACAATTTTTCGGGGATTTGGGCGGTATGATCCCTAAAGAAAGAATGGAAAGGGCTTTAGGCAGCGGCGTCATCATTTCTAAAGATGGCTATATCGTTACGAATAACCATGTGATTGATGGCGCGGATAAGATTAAAGTAACCATTCCAGGGAGCAATAAAGAATATTCCGCCACTTTAGTAGGAACGGATTCTGAAAGCGATTTAGCCGTGATTCGCATCACTAAAGACAATTTACCCACGATCAAGTTCTCTGACTCTAATGATATTTTAGTGGGCGATTTGGTTTTTGCGATTGGTAACCCTTTTGGCGTGGGCGAAAGCGTTACTCAAGGCATTGTTTCAGCGCTCAATAAAAGCGGGATTGGCATCAACAGCTATGAAAATTTCATTCAAACAGACGCTTCCATCAATCCTGGAAATTCTGGCGGTGCTTTAATTGACAGCCGTGGAGGGTTAGTGGGGATCAATACCGCTATCATTTCTAAAACCGGGGGCAACCACGGCATTGGCTTTGCCATCCCTTCTAACATGGTTAAAGATATTGTAACCCAACTCATCAAAACCGGTAAGATTGAAAGAGGTTACTTGGGCGTGGGCTTGCAAGATTTGAGCGGCGATTTGCAAAATTCTTACGACAATAAAGAAGGGGCGGTGGTTATTAGCGTAGAAAAAGACTCTCCGGCCAAAAAAGCAGGGATTTTGGTGTGGGATTTGATCACTGAAGTCAATGGGAAAAAGGTTAAAAACACGAATGAATTAAGAAACCTAATCGGCTCCATGCTACCCAATCAAAGAGTAACCTTAAAAGTCATTAGAGACAAAAAAGAACGCGCCTTCACCCTCACCCTAGCCGAAAGGAAAAACCCTAACAAAAAAGAAACCATTTCTGCTCAAAACGGTACGCAAGGCCAGTTGAACGGGCTTCAAGTAGAAGATTTAACCCAAAAAACCAAAAGGTCTATGCGTTTGAGCGATGACGTTCAAGGGGTTTTAGTCTCTCAAGTGAATGAAAATTCTCCAGCAGAGCAAGCCGGCTTCAGGCAAGGCAACATCATCACAAAAATTGAAGAGATTGAAGTGAAAAGCGTTGCAGATTTTAACCATGCTTTAGAAAAATATAAAGGCAAACCCAAACGATTCTTAGTTTTAGACTTGAACCAAGGTTATAGAATCATTTTGGTGAAATGA